A window from Aerococcus sp. Group 1 encodes these proteins:
- a CDS encoding Mur ligase family protein, producing the protein MKKTLREICRLLDERGQLKSPLLTSQASVQNLSYNSKAVSEGTLFFCKGAHFKPAYLEQAQALGAIAYVSEQDYGLDLYLIQVEDIRLAMPIIADFFYQAPYQAFHLTGITGTKGKTTTTFYLTKILDLYQESLGKEPTAYLSSSSYYDGVDQGESHLTTPESLELFYRFNHVRESAIDFMTMEVSSQALKYHRVAEVPFEVGAFLNISTDHISPSEHPNFEDYFMSKLKLFDQSQLAVINLDADHIDRIYQRASDSKTVKKIVTVSTKDEKADYLAKNIVSGSDQQHFVLHAPDFEGEIRMKMLGRFNVENALVAIAIARYYQVPYEIIKKALQAAQTEGRMEVYHSTDKRIHAIVDFAHNKLSLEKLFEASRQMYPKAHSIVVFGSAGDKAISRRKDLGEVAAQYADEIILTMDDPGTESVEKICQEINQPIQAAQRQAKIIPNRPQAIDYAFQQASAYDGEVVVLIAGKGDEDTMKINGVDQAYPTDRYYVKQALEEIPKH; encoded by the coding sequence ATGAAAAAGACATTAAGGGAGATATGTCGCCTACTTGATGAACGAGGGCAATTAAAGAGTCCGCTGCTAACGAGCCAGGCGTCCGTCCAAAACTTAAGTTACAATTCCAAAGCGGTTTCTGAAGGAACCTTATTCTTCTGCAAGGGAGCTCACTTTAAGCCTGCTTATTTAGAACAAGCCCAAGCTTTAGGAGCCATTGCCTATGTGAGTGAGCAGGACTATGGCCTGGATCTATACCTTATACAAGTGGAAGATATCCGTTTAGCCATGCCCATTATTGCGGATTTCTTTTACCAAGCCCCTTACCAAGCCTTTCACCTAACTGGGATTACGGGAACTAAGGGGAAGACAACGACTACCTTCTATTTAACTAAGATTCTTGATTTATATCAGGAAAGCTTAGGAAAGGAGCCAACTGCCTATCTGTCTTCCTCAAGTTATTATGATGGAGTTGACCAAGGAGAATCCCACTTAACCACGCCCGAGTCCCTTGAACTTTTCTATCGCTTTAACCATGTCCGCGAGTCAGCAATCGACTTTATGACTATGGAAGTCTCCAGTCAGGCTCTCAAGTATCACCGGGTAGCAGAAGTTCCCTTTGAAGTCGGAGCTTTTCTGAATATTTCCACGGACCATATTTCGCCAAGCGAGCATCCCAATTTCGAAGATTACTTTATGAGTAAGCTTAAGCTTTTTGACCAAAGTCAGTTGGCGGTGATTAACTTAGACGCTGACCATATCGACCGAATTTATCAAAGGGCAAGCGACTCAAAAACGGTCAAGAAAATTGTGACGGTTTCGACTAAGGATGAAAAGGCCGATTATCTGGCTAAGAATATTGTGTCTGGGTCTGATCAACAACACTTTGTCTTACATGCTCCTGACTTTGAAGGAGAAATCCGGATGAAGATGCTGGGCCGGTTTAATGTAGAAAACGCCCTAGTCGCTATTGCGATTGCTCGCTACTACCAAGTTCCCTATGAAATCATAAAAAAAGCCTTACAAGCAGCACAAACTGAAGGTCGGATGGAAGTCTATCATTCTACGGATAAACGCATCCATGCTATCGTTGACTTCGCCCACAATAAATTGAGCCTAGAAAAACTTTTTGAAGCAAGCCGACAAATGTATCCTAAGGCCCATAGCATTGTGGTCTTTGGCTCTGCAGGGGACAAAGCAATTTCTAGACGCAAGGATTTAGGGGAAGTCGCCGCCCAATATGCGGATGAAATTATCCTCACCATGGATGACCCTGGGACTGAATCAGTGGAAAAAATATGCCAAGAAATCAACCAACCCATTCAAGCGGCTCAGCGCCAGGCAAAAATTATCCCTAATCGTCCCCAAGCGATTGACTATGCTTTTCAACAAGCTTCTGCTTATGATGGAGAGGTCGTGGTCTTGATTGCTGGTAAGGGGGATGAAGATACCATGAAAATTAATGGTGTCGACCAAGCTTACCCAACCGATCGCTATTATGTGAAGCAGGCTTTAGAAGAAATACCCAAGCATTAG
- a CDS encoding homoserine dehydrogenase, which translates to MVSKKIAILGLGTVGQGVFRVLRDHQAKITSQLHHALEVKKIFVRSPEKVTEEFSSQAEIVTDYQEIIADPDIDIVVEVMGGIDFAKQCIEGALQAGKAVVTANKDLICEHGAALSQLAETKELDLRFEAAVAGGIPILNTLRNSFAGDEVTEILGILNGTSNFIISEMTENGSSYQEALAKAQKLGFAEADPSADVDGLDAGRKAVILAKMGFGISLNLDDVMIKGISDLNAVDIEIAKNLGYVIKSLAVLDRQGEKFACEVQSFLLEKSHPLAMVKQEMNAVYTKSKAGGEMMFYGPGAGELPTGVAVVSDIIQVAKNQEDDDYQVFANYRLDEKVHLSAQANYPYYYRLAIQDQSQGLKTLLDLLNQEGISINHLGNYQEGMLYILTSPGSYSSHQAIAKQLENAQGVELLASYPIFNEEKED; encoded by the coding sequence ATGGTAAGTAAGAAGATAGCTATTTTAGGTCTAGGAACAGTTGGTCAGGGTGTATTCCGCGTTTTGCGCGATCATCAGGCCAAAATTACCAGCCAACTCCACCATGCCCTTGAAGTAAAAAAGATCTTTGTCAGAAGCCCCGAAAAAGTCACCGAAGAATTTTCTAGTCAGGCTGAGATTGTTACTGATTATCAGGAGATTATTGCTGACCCTGACATTGATATTGTGGTTGAAGTTATGGGTGGCATAGATTTTGCCAAGCAATGTATTGAAGGCGCTCTTCAAGCAGGCAAAGCGGTGGTTACTGCCAATAAGGACCTTATTTGTGAACATGGAGCTGCCTTAAGTCAACTCGCTGAAACTAAGGAACTTGACTTACGCTTCGAGGCGGCGGTCGCTGGTGGCATCCCTATCTTAAACACCTTACGCAATAGTTTTGCTGGCGATGAAGTCACTGAAATATTAGGGATTCTAAACGGAACCTCTAACTTTATTATTAGTGAAATGACCGAAAATGGGTCTAGCTACCAAGAAGCCTTAGCTAAAGCTCAGAAACTCGGTTTTGCTGAAGCTGATCCTAGTGCCGATGTTGATGGCCTTGATGCTGGGCGTAAGGCGGTTATCCTCGCCAAGATGGGATTTGGTATTAGTCTCAATTTAGATGATGTGATGATCAAAGGGATTAGTGACTTAAATGCGGTGGATATAGAGATCGCTAAGAATTTAGGTTACGTGATTAAATCCTTGGCAGTCCTCGACCGTCAAGGAGAAAAATTTGCTTGTGAAGTGCAAAGCTTTCTACTAGAAAAGTCACATCCATTAGCCATGGTTAAGCAAGAGATGAATGCTGTTTATACCAAGAGCAAGGCTGGGGGAGAAATGATGTTTTACGGTCCCGGAGCCGGCGAGTTGCCAACAGGGGTTGCTGTTGTGAGTGATATCATCCAAGTCGCTAAGAACCAGGAAGATGATGACTACCAAGTCTTTGCTAATTATCGTTTAGATGAAAAGGTCCACTTGTCTGCCCAAGCCAACTATCCTTATTACTATCGTTTAGCCATCCAGGACCAGAGTCAAGGCCTAAAGACCCTGCTCGATCTTCTCAACCAAGAAGGAATCTCTATCAACCACTTGGGGAATTACCAAGAGGGAATGCTGTATATTTTAACCAGTCCAGGAAGCTATTCTTCTCATCAAGCAATTGCCAAGCAGCTTGAAAACGCTCAAGGAGTGGAATTATTGGCTTCCTACCCTATTTTTAATGAAGAGAAGGAGGACTAA
- the thrB gene encoding homoserine kinase gives MQRVIVPATSANLGPGFDSVGVAVDLYLRVDLIGPSQEWEIRHNLGDDVPTDENNLLIKTILDLAPQTPPQQLYMHSQIPITRGLGSSSSAIVAAIEIVDYLNQFQWSLSHKINLANKIEGHPDNIAPCLAGGLVIGVAIGSEEVIWSKEVFPNTRLIATVPHYQLSTKKAREVLPDRLSYADAVRANGMGNVLVSKLMEGNLDDAGRLMEQDYFHEPYRKSLVPELEQVRQLLKGVPGVYGTYLSGAGPTVMTMVQASHSQGIKDLLEASLEEASLYDLAIDDKGSRFEEVKTLDEFE, from the coding sequence ATGCAGCGTGTTATAGTTCCTGCCACTTCAGCCAATTTAGGCCCAGGTTTTGACTCGGTCGGGGTGGCTGTCGACCTGTATTTGAGAGTAGATCTTATCGGCCCTAGTCAAGAATGGGAAATTAGACATAACCTGGGGGATGATGTCCCAACTGATGAGAATAACCTATTGATAAAAACTATTCTCGATCTTGCCCCCCAAACACCGCCCCAACAATTATATATGCACAGTCAGATTCCCATCACACGTGGCCTAGGGAGCAGTTCCAGTGCCATTGTTGCTGCTATTGAAATTGTTGATTATCTCAATCAATTCCAGTGGTCACTTAGCCACAAAATCAATTTAGCCAATAAAATCGAAGGGCATCCTGATAATATTGCTCCTTGTTTAGCAGGTGGACTAGTGATTGGAGTGGCTATCGGTTCGGAAGAAGTGATTTGGTCTAAGGAAGTCTTTCCTAATACTCGCCTAATCGCAACCGTGCCTCATTATCAACTATCAACCAAAAAAGCTCGCGAAGTCCTACCCGACCGCCTGTCATACGCTGATGCTGTTCGGGCCAATGGAATGGGAAATGTTCTCGTTTCCAAGTTAATGGAAGGTAATCTGGATGATGCGGGCCGTTTAATGGAACAGGACTATTTCCACGAGCCTTATCGCAAGAGCTTAGTGCCTGAATTAGAACAAGTGCGTCAACTTTTAAAGGGCGTTCCTGGAGTCTATGGCACTTATCTTAGTGGAGCAGGTCCTACCGTCATGACTATGGTCCAGGCTTCCCATAGTCAAGGAATTAAGGACTTACTGGAGGCTAGCCTTGAAGAGGCCAGCCTCTATGACCTTGCTATTGATGATAAGGGGAGTCGCTTTGAAGAAGTGAAAACCCTGGATGAGTTTGAATAA